TGCAACCACGTGCTGGGAGCAATATCCGAACTTCCTCGAGAATCGGGCCAATCCGGATATGCTAACGCGTAGCCACTGTCATGCGTGGTCGTCTGCTCCGGCTTATTTCTTAGGTCGTGAGGTGCTTGGTGTGAGGAGCTTGACGACGGGCTGGACTGAAGTTGAGATTGCACCTGCACCAAGTGGACTCACATGGGCGAAGGGTAGTGTTCCGCATCCGGCAGGTGGGCGAATTGATGTCTCATGGACCACTGATGAAAGTAATCAGACTATGGAGCTCAATGTGTCTTATCCGGAAGGGATAATTGCTCAAATCCGGTTGCCTGAGGGCTATACGGGCTCGATCGCAGAAACGAAGCTGGGAATCGCATAAGACTAAAAATTCAATAAAAATAAAAAAGAAACCTTCCTTACTAATGGTTGCTCAACACTTCCATTCGTTAGGGAGGTTTTTTTAAATACTTTAGTGAAATAGTGCCGATCCGTATAGCCAGCAATTTCGGGAATTTCTTTGAAACGTCCTTAAGTCCAATAATCAGCGATAGCATTCAGTTTCCATGAGCCATCCTCAAAAATAAAGTAAAATATTTGCTGCTCATTGGTGATATCCTTTCTATCATCAAGCTTTTGTTTGTAGTCGACCACGACAGACTTAATTCCTTCCGGCGGCGTAGGATGTGGTTTGACTGAAAAATCTAATTTGTCCATGCTAACAAAATACTTCTTGAAGCTATCAATCTCCCGATAGTTATCTTTAGACAGGGTCTTATAGAAAGCTTCGTGATCTCTCTCATAGAAAGCTTTCACATACAAATTTAACGTCTTTACGATTCCTAACTCGTCACCTTCATAATTACCTTCTGCAATATATTGAGGTGCAGCGGCTGTTGGATCCGCTTCTTCAGTTTCTATTGGACTCGATCCTTCAGCAATTGAATCGGGTGCATTATTTCCCTTCGAACAACCTGTAAGCACTAGAACCACTATTAAACTAAGCAAAATCATTATTTTTTTCAACTTCATTCCGCCTCCCTAATAAGTGGAAAAAAACACCTATTAATTAGACGACAGCGGGGTAAAAATGTTACGTAATTAGTCCTCTATCCCCTCGTCCTGAAGAAGCTGCTCCTTATAATCGGTCGGGGATTTGCCTGTAACAAGCTTAAATACTTTAGTGAAATAGTGCCGATCCGTATAGCCTGTGATTTCGGAAATTTCTTTGAAAGGCATATCGGGATGAATTCGCATGAGCTCCTTCGCTTTATCAATGCGAAGAGTGGTTAAATATTCGACAAAGGTTTTTCCGAGATGCTTGCGAAATAGCGTTCCTAGATGCGTGCTCGAAATTTGAAATCTATCCATGACATGAGTCATTGCGATTGCTTCGCTTAGATTAGCAGCTAAATAGTCAGTAATTTGTTCAATTAAGTGAAGCCCCTTGTTGCTGTTCGATTCATGCTCTTCAAATCGGAAGACGTTAGACAACAAGCTCCATATGTCCACTACTGCTTTCTGATAGGAGTAGGCGTAGTCGATGATTTCCTCCATCGCTTTCTCCGTAGTAATGCTGGTGAGAGGATCCAATGTGCGAAAATATTTCTCGAGCCACTGTAAAGTTTGTTTACAATTTTTGTGCAAGATGAGGTTCGGGCACGAGTGCTGTTCCCACTGCTCGAACCAATGATTAATGACCTTTTTTAATAGCTTCCAATCCTTTTTGTCGACAGCAATAACGAGCTTCTTCTCATCCGTGCTATTCAGCAGCAGGTTGGATTTCTCTTGCACGAGTGAATGTTCAAAAAGATATATATTTTTCGATTGACCAATAACAAGCTGGTGGTACAGCTCATCATGAAGCTGATGGGCAATCTGATGAAGCTGCGTTATTTCGTTGAAAATAGGGCTAACTGCCATCGAAGGTTTATTTCCGCTTCCCTCAATAATCTGTATGCATTCAGCTGCGATATTTTTAATCCTCTGATAGTCGCATTGAAATAATCCGAGAACAATAAACCCATATTTGGGGTTATTGTTTGAAACAATCCAAGCTCGTTCCTCCTTGAGCAGTAAAGGGTGCTGCGATAATTGTTGTTGTATTTCGTACTCCGTTTGAGGAGGCCGATTTTCCTTATTCAAGCTGGGTGTTTGTTTATTATAATAAAAGACATTATAAGTGGGATAGGAAAAGCATTGCTTCAAGATGGATAGCGTATTTCCCTCTATCTGCTTCTTATCGAGCAACTCATTCAGTAACTGCTGCTGGCGAACATAAGCCTCCTTGTTAATCCGTGCACTAGCTTTGTTTAATATTCCTTCAATGGCATAGCTATCAACGGGTTTGACAAGATAATCATCAACGTTGGCACGAATGGCATCCCGGGCATAATCGAAGGAAGAATAGCCACTCACAATGACAACGATGATATGCGGCCACTTTTCACAAATAAGGGAAGCAAGCTGGATTCCATTCATGGATTGCATTCTGATGTCCGTAAAGATCAAGTCCGGCTGAACCGCAGGAATGGCTTCAATGGCAAGATTAGCACTTATACATTCCGCAACGATAAGGGCTTCTTCCGATGCACTGAAGCTACTATTAACGATGACTTCTTTAAGGTGGTCAATGTAAAAGGGTTCATCATCAACAATCATAATTCTCATGGTAGTCGCCTCCTTAACATTAGCGAATAGCTGTTTGTTCATTGTTTTAAGTAACCTGTGAAACAGACATAAGCTCCGGAATCATCATTATTTCCGAAAGAAAAATGATAGTGCTCCTTAAACATAAGATGGAGTCTGGCAATTGTATTCACTAAGCCCATCCCGCCTATAGAGATCGAGCTTTCCCCAGGCTCGTTATTCTGCAATCGCTCAAGATAATCTTGAATGCGTCCATTTAAAGTTTCTAACGTTTCTGGATCAAAGCCTACACCATTATCGCGTATACAAATTTCCCATTTATTTGAGATTATTTTGCCAGAGATATGAATATCCAACTGCTTGTCGACTTCCGAGAACCCGTGCTGAATGCAGTTTTCAATCAAGGGCTGAATAAAAAGCTTAGGAATAGGAATTTCCAACAGTCGCTCAGGAATATCAAATTCATAATGAAGTCGATGCTGGTAACGAGATTTTAATAGATCTAAATAATGGTTGGCGAATTCAACTTCCTCTTTCAATGTTGTAATGGAAGATCCGGAAGAAATCGAATAGCGTAAAAACTGGGAGAGCTTTCTACTCGTATCTGATACGGCCTTCTGCTGGCCTCTGTCTGATAAGACGGTAATAACCCCTAGCATATTAAATAAAAAGTGGGGATTAATATGAGCTTGAAGAACATCAAACTTAGCTTGCATCTGTAAGGTTCGAAACTGAACAGTCTCCTCAAGGCTTTCTTGTAATCTCTGATTCAAATTCAGGAATGAACGGTTAATAATTTCGATTTCGCCCATATGGAATTTATTTTCGATAAAAGCTTGATTCGTTTCATCAAGATTAATAGAATCAATGGCCTTCTTTAATTTCTTGAGAGGATGGGTCAAAATTCTTGCGAGAATAAAGTAAACAAACACGGAAATCGCAATGAGTATAAATACACTGAATAGGATAACGTTTCGAACGAAATATAACGGTGCGTATAATTGAGATTCTGGTATGGTTAGAAAGACAGTTACTCCGGTTTTGCGAGAAGTCTGGTACATGTAGACATCATTATTCCCATGATCGTTCTTGATAGTTCCGCTCCCTACACTCGAAATACCAGTCTTAATTAAGATATCTGATAGCATTTGAGATGAAGGGGTTAATGCTTCCGGCGAAGAGGAATAAAGAACCTGACCCGCTTGTAGGATCATAACCTGCGCATTTTTCTTCGTATTCAAATCATCCAGATTCAGCATATCGGAGGCCTTAAATTGAACCTCCAAAAAACCAACAGCATGTGAATTCCAATTAATCTGTCGCAGAAACGAAAAGACAGGACCGGAATTACCCGGCAACCACCTATCCTTTTCCGAAAAATCCATAACGGTGGAACCGTTTGCAGCTTGTACCGATTTTAACCAATCATTAGATTGAATCGTATTCAGTACATCAACATCAGTCTTCTGATTTGAAAAGAAGTCTCCCTTAGACGTAAACAAGTTAATTCTGTGGATGTTTTGATAGACCGCTGCATTTAAGTAGAGAAAGTTCTGTATCGCCAATTCAGACTGTAAAATTTCAACTGAGCTCGTACTCTTGGAATAGGCTATGGACTCCAAATATTGTATCGCCGTATAGCTTGAATTGTCGCGATTGATATAAAGCTGGGTGCTTACATTGTTATTAATGGTTGAACCTACATCAAGGGTGTCGGAGTATCCGCTTACAATTTTTTCAACACTCTCTTGAATATTTGTTTCTATGTTTTTCTTAAGATAAAAATACATCGGCGTGCTGATGAGTAATACAAATAGGATCAGAACAAGTGAGTAAGTAATAAACAACCTAGTTTGTAAATTTCTAAACGATAGCATAGATGACCCCCAAAAACAGTATAGCACAATCAAAATGTCAGCCTAGCAGGTGTGAAATATTTCCCCATTCACTTTCAAATTCACCATTTACGGTTAGGAGTAAAAATCATAGCATTGATCCTGTAAGCATTTACATTACAAACTTGGAGGAATGAAAATGAGGGGCAATATCACAAAGAGAACTCTATTAATGAGTGTAATCGTTCTTACAATGATTTTACTCGCAGCTTGTGGAAATTCGAATAAAAACAGTAATTCATCGGCTAGCCCGTCTGAGAGTAGCCCTGCTGCTTCTACAGAGAATGCATCCCCGTCCGCTCCACCAGAGAAGGTTACGTTAAAAGCACTTATGCACACGAGCTGGTTAAAAGGCGGAATGGAAGCTGTATTGAAAGATGCCGCAGAAAAAGAAGGAATCACTCTTCAGATTGAAAAGCTTCCAGAAGGTGTAGATGGAGATAATCTAATCAAAACTCGTTTTGCTACGAATGACAAGCCGGATCTATTGTTCTTCTATTCAGGTATTAATGAGTCAGTAGGACTTGGAAAACCAGAGGAACAGTTCGTTCCGCAGGACGATCAACCTTGGATGGCTAACTTCGACAAGAAGGTGTGGACAGGTGTATTTGATTCTTCCGGGACTTTCTATGCAGCTCCTTACGGGGGATCTAATTTGGCTGTCATGCTGTTTAACAAAAAGGTTTTCGAAAGCTTGAATTTACAAATTCCAACGACGATGGCTGAGTTCTGGGCTGCTTCTGAAGTCATTAGTAAAGCCGGTAAAGTTCCTGTGTTCCTATCTGCCAAAGATGCTTGGACTTTGCAAATAGCAACTCATCAATCCGGTGCAGCGGAGGATCTTCTACAGGAAAAAACAGACAATATCCATACAAATAAAGGGACTGTGTCCGATTATGTTGCTCAAAGACAAGGGATCACTTTCCTTAAAGATGTTGTGGATAAGAAATATGTAAACAAAGATTTCCTATCGGATACGTACGACAATGCACAGAAAGCACTGGCAAATGGGGATGCGGCTATGTATCCAATGGCCACTTGGGTCATGACCGATATTGCAGCGAAATATCCTGACCAAACAAACGACATTGGAGCATTCCTTATTCCTTTTAATGATGGTGCCAAGGAAATTGCGGGTGTCTATCCTCCAAACGCAGTGTATGTCGTTAAAGGAAGTAAAGAAGAAGCGGCGCAAAGATTTATTAACTACTTTGAATCCATTGAGACCCAGAATATTTATTTCGGGGCAGAGGGTGGTATACCCGCAATCAAGGGGGTTACGAATACACTTCTGACACCTGCTGAGCTTGATGCACAGAAATTTGCCGAAGCAGGGAAGGCCGGTCCAATCGCTGTTAGTCCTTCCAAGGGGATTACTGCATATGCAGCTGGGGATTATCCAGCATTTCTTCAGGATTTGGTAGCAGGTGCGAAGACACCAGAGCAGGTCCAGGAAGCTATGCAGAAAGAATTAGTGAAGAACGCGAAAGCCAAGGCTGATCCGAATTTCAAATAAGGCTTACTAGAAATATTCGATTTGATAGGTGATTAAGGGAGAGAGTTTCTGAAGCAAAGAAACTCTCTCTATTATTTGGACTATCAGAAAGTATAAATTTCTATGTCTTTATACTCATCTGATAGCTCGATACAAACGTGTATAGCCGTCCTAAGGACAGCGAAGCCGTTTTACTTGGAGGGAAAGTGTATGCTGAAACGTCAATACTACAGGTATTCTATGCTAGCACCAGGATTGTGCATTTTCCTAGTCTTCTTCGCCTGGCCTGCGATTTCTAATTTTTTCTACGCTTTCACAAACCTAGATTCCACCTTTAAGTACACACGTCTTGTTGGATTTGATAACTTTATTTCTATTTTTGAAGATTCGGGTAGTTCAATAGCTTTTAAGAACACTTTTATATTTACTCTTGTAACTACAATCAGTAAAGTCGGTCTTGGATTTTTGTTAGCTAACTTTGTAAATATAAAGCTTAGAAGCACGAATTTCTTGCGTTCTGCGCTTTTTTTTCCCGTTATATTAAGTCCTATTGCTGTAGCACTGGCATTTACGGCCATTTACCATCCCAGTCGTGGATTTCTCAATGTGCTTTTGCAGAGTGTTCATCTTGACTTTCTGACGCAGCATTGGCTTACGAATAGACATATCGTCATGTACTCCATTTCTTTTGTGGAAACATGGAAGTGGACAGGATTAACCGTCATCTTGTTTCTAGCTGCTCTCCAAACAATCCCTAAGGAGCTTATCGAGGCAGCCAAAATTGATGGAGCTACAAGCTGGCAGCAGAAGAGACATATTATTTTCCCCTTGATTCTTCCTGTGGTTAATACCAACATCATCCTCTCCTTAATTGGTGGATTAAAGGTGTTTGATATCGTATATGCGCTCACAGGTGGAGGGCCGGGAGATGCCTCTAGTGTAATTAATACCATGGTATTCAAGAGTTTCTCGCAAGGAAGAAATGGGGAAGCGACTGCAGCTAGTCTGTTATTGTTTGTGTTCATTCTCATCCTTGTAACGATCACGAATAAATATCTGAATAAAGACAACAGAGGGTGAGTGCAGTGCGGAGCTGGAGAAAAATAATATTGGAAGCTGTTGCTCTATTAATCAGTTGTGTTATTGCCGTCCCGATCTATTTGGTTGTTGTAAATTCGTTTAAGACAGGGGCAGAGGCTTCGGATTTAAGGTTATCCTTACCAACGAAATGGAACATTTGGAATAACTATTCTGACGTGTTTATTAGCGCTAAGATTCCACAGGCCTTATGGAATACAACAATTTTAACTGTAGTGAGTGTCTTCTTTATCATCATTTTCTGTTCTCTGTCTGCTTATTTCATTCAGAGAAGAGATAATCGAGTGAGTAAGCTAATACAAACCATTATTATCGCGGGTTTAATATTGCCATCTTCGATTATTACCACGTATATGCTGATGTTTGATTTACATTTGGTTCGTACGTATTTAGGTGTAATTTTACTCTATATTGCTGGGAATTATGCTTTTCTAACCTATGTCTATATCGGTTTTTTTCATAGCATTCCAAGAGAACTGGATGAAGCCGCAATTATTGATGGGGTCAGACCCTATGGTTTGTTTTGGAAGATCATTTTCCCCTTATTGAAGCCAATTAGCGCCAGTGTTCTCATTATTGCCTTTATGTCGGTTTGGAATGACTTTACAACACCATTCTATTTCTTAAACACAGCAAGTCGGTTTACCTTAAGTTTGACCGTGTACTTTTTCTTCGGGCAGCATTCATCGGATTGGAATCTAGTCTTTGCAGATTTAATCATCGTTTCATTGCCGGTTATTATCTTATATCTTTTCCTACAGAGGTACATTGTTGAAGGCTTAACAGCAGGGGCTGTTAAAAGTTAACTGAAATGGAGGCGTAGCGAACTTATGAAGAGAGAAGAGTGGGTTTGGTTAAAAGGAAAGACGTTGCAGCTTGGATTCAATCCGGCGAACTATTCTTTACGATGGTTTGGAAATGAAGAACGTTCATGGATTGTTACGAATGACCTTCGTGATTTATTATTAGTTCGTTTACGAAATGCTGCAGGAGAGGCTCTAAATTTAGGAAGCTCAAGTGCAAGTAAGATTGAGGTTGAAGCTCGAAATGCCAATGGGACTCCAGAAATGACCATTCACTTTCTAGAATGGGGCGGTACTGCCTTTTCATTGAGCTTAAATATTACGATTCCCGATGAGAGTGAACTGTCTTATTGGAATGTTTCGCTGACTAATGGCACAGGTTTGGTATTGGAGTGGATTGACCTTCCGAATGTTACAGTGCCTAATGATCTGGTTGCCAAGGGCGGAGAGGCAAGGATTGTTTGGCCGGGTGTGGAAGGGGTACTGGTGGAAGATGCATCGCTTAGAGAAAATGGCTGGGTTGCATACAGGGATCCGGGATACCCCAGCAAGGGCTGGGAGGGCATTTATCCGGCAGCAGCGGGAACCCAGTTTATGGCGTACTACAAAGCAGATGGTGGACTCTATTATGGAACACATGATGCTGAGCACCACGTGAAATCCATAGAGTATATGGCAACAGATTTAGGTGTGCGACTGCAATTTCGTATTTTCCCAGGCATTGGAGCGAAAGAGAGCTATGAACTGGGCTTTCCTATTGTACTAGGTAGCTTCGCGGGTGATTGGTATGGAGCAGCAGACATTTATAGAAATTGGCTCAATACCCGTGATAATAACCGCCTGACTCGCCTTGTAGACAACAAGACTTTGCCAGAATGGTTTAATAGCTCTCCCGTTACGGTTACCTACCCTGTTCGGGGTACACATGACGTGGGCAATATGGATCCGAATCTTTATTATCCTTATGTTAATGCACTGCCTTATTTGGAAAGGCTGAAAGAGGAGTTCCAAAGTCCGATAATGGCGTTGTTGATGCATTGGGAGGGAACGGCACCTTGGGCACCGCCTTATGTATGGCCACCCTATGGTGGAGCTGATGCATTGCGAGCTTTTTCGGACAGCTTACACGAGAAGGGCATGTATTTAGGCTTGTACTGTAGTGGAACGGGCTGGACGCAGGAAAGCTTGCTAGATCCAGCATACACGATGCATCAAGAGTTTACGGAGCAGCAGCTTGAGAAAGTCATGTGTACGGCGCCTGATGGCTCACTTCCTTATTCCTTAATCTGTAACGGCTATCAGAGATGGGGCTACGATATGTGTGCCGCCCATCCTTTTACTAGTGATACGATTGTCACGGAAATTCGTAAGATATTAGCATCCGACTGTGATTATATTCAATTCTTTGATCAGAATTTGGGCGGATTATCCTATTTCTGTTACAGTCATGATCACGGACACGTTCCGGTTCCTGGAAAATGGCAGGTTGATGCTATGCTGCAGATTGGCGAACGCATTAATACAATGCTTCAGGAGGAAGCTCCTCATGTCTTATTTGGTTGTGAGACAGCGGCAGCTGAGCCGTTTATGTCACAATTTCAATTTAATGATCTGCGATATAGCATTGCTTTCTTCGCCGGGCAGCCGATTCCTATCTATCAATATCTCTATCATGAATATATTAATAATTTCATGGGCAACCAGAATAATCTGAAGGAAACGATGGATTTAACAGGCTCCCCATGGAACCTCTTATGGCGCACAGCTTATGCCTTCCACTCGGGGGACATGATGACAGTTGTGCTAGGGGACGAGGGCAAGGTGCATTGGGATTGGTGTACAGAGTGGGATGTTCCGGGACCGGATCAATCGCATATTTTACGTCTGATCAGTCAGTTGAATCCTTGGCGAACAGGTACGGGTCAGCCTTATTTGGTCTATGGGCGGATGCTTCGTTCCTTGAAGACTACCTGTGAGGGTGAGGTCGTCGATATCGTCATGAAAGCCGGACATAAACTGCGTATACCCCCTGTAATAACGAGCCGTTGGACAAGTGATGCGGGCGGGGAAGCGCAATTCTTAATCAACTATACGCCTGAAGTGCAGACAGTTACAGTTGAATTGGAAGAGTTTGCGGGCTATTCATGGACCGATTCGCACACTGCGGATGCTACAAGGCATGCTGTAACGGGTAGCGTTATTCGGCTTACCATTCAGCCATTGTCAGCAGTTATGCTCGAACGAAATCAGTAGACGGCCAAGCGTATTCTAAAAGGCTCTAAGGGGGTAATCTCGTCTTAGAGCCTCTTTGGAGTATCTCCTAGCACGAAAAAAGGGTGTGTGAATTTTTCCCCCTGTCACTGTCGAATATGCCATTTACGTTATTTGCGTAAAATCGTAGCATTAATATGTAAGCGCTTAATATATTAGGGGAGGTTTTACTTGTGAGCAACAAAAGGGTTAAGGCACTAAAAAAGAGCTTAACAGGATTTATTGTTCTACTATTACTTTTATCAAGTTTTCCGATTAGTTCATATGGAGAAACTTCAAGTGAAAATGCTATTAATGATGTTTCGGGAGAGGCAGAATCGTATTTATGGACGGAAGGAGAAAATTATGCTGCTGCACAAGGGGGGTATCACACTGCGGGTAACTTGCAGGCAAGCGGAGGAGAATATCTCTTGCTGCAAACGAACACGCCAAATACTTCAGCGACTGCGCAATATCAAGTCGATATCCCTGAGACAGGAGACTATGATATTTGGGTGTTAGCAACGGGAATGAGCCCTTGGATGTCCGCTTGGAGTTGGAAGCTAGACAGTGGTTCCTATACAGCTCCCCCCGTTGTCACGGAAAACTCAATCTTTGGCGCTGAGGGAATGCCTTTTTATTGGCATAAATTAAGTAGCACAGAGTTGACTCAAGGGCAGCATAACTTAGAATTTTTAACCAATGCTCCGCGAGTAGGGGGTGCTGGTGGTACGGATGGATTATATAATCAAGGCATAGATGCAATCACCTTCGTTCCTGTTGGTTGGGGATGGCAGCCAAATGGTTTGAACAAACCAGTAGCTCCAGCTGTTCCAGAAACTCCAGCTGCAGATGCCTACTTATGGACAGAAGGAGAAAATTATCATTCATCACAAGGAGGTTATCGTACTTCAGGTAACTTGCAGGCAAGCGAAGGCACATATCTTCTGCTGCAGACGAATAAGCCAAATACCTCAGCAACTGTGCAGTATCAAGTCACTATTCCGGAGACAGGAAGCTATGATATCTGGGTGCTAGCAACAGGAATGAGTATTTGGATGTCTTCTTGGAGCTGGAAGCTGGACGAAGGCTCTTATTTGGCTCCTCCGGTTGTAACTGAAAACGCTCTCTTCGCTGCTGAGGGCATGCCCTTCTATTGGCATAAATTAAGTAGCACAGAGTTGACTCAAGGGAAGCATAACATTGGATTTTTAACGAACACCCCGCGGCAAGGAGCCCCCGATGGTTTGTATAATCAAGGCATTGATGCAATTGCCGTAGTACCTGTCGGTTGGGGATGGAAGCCGAATGGGATAAGTAAACCGTTTAATAAGGCGGCGGTAAAATTTGAATACGTATCGGGTACGTTAGATAAAACGATTGTAAATAGAGAAGAGCAAGTAAATGTTACGGTTATTAATAAAGCCGTTGAAGAAATTAAGGGCAGCCTCAGCTTCTTCGTTGAGTTAGTATACAATGGCGAAGTGGTATCACGTGCCGCTAGAGAGTTTACTAAAAAATCGTGGGCTGCTGGTGAAGAGTATGCAGAGAGCATCCAGTTAACTGTTCCATTTAATGCTCCCAAAGGAGCGAATGAAATCCGTACGGGTATCGTCGATGTTCAATATAATAATGCTACTAATGGTGAGGGCTCTCTTAAAGTAGACAATATTAATATCGAACAAGAAGAGGAGAACACGAGTAAGCCGGAGCTAAGTGCAGCGATATTCGATCTTCAGGTGCAATCAACCCAGGGAAGTACAAGATCGTTTGAAGGTCATGCGACTTATCAATTAAATCAAGCGGTAGATTTTAATACGACTGGATATTTAAGCTTTTATCAAGGTGATGTGCTCTGGCATGTTGCCGAGCTTACTGCTTTGAATACTTCAACGCTCCAAGCTGGTGTTGCAGCCGAGGTTCAATTTTCCTTTGAGCTTCCTGTAGGTATGCCTGCTGGCAGCTATGCTGTGAAACTAGGGCTTCACAAATTGAATGCTGAGCAGGATTTGCCTAAGCAGGTCACAGTTGCAGCCGCTGTCAATCCGACAAATACAAAATACAAGCCTCTTTCTCATGGTACTTATTTAGACAGAAAGCTGGGGCAATCTCATATGTGGTATGCCAATCAATCGCATACGATGATATGGGATGGTAAGCCATTCGTACCGATTGGTGGCATGTTTACTTCAGACTATTTGCTCTTCTACTCGAAATCGGATCCTGCGGCAAATAAAGCGAATTGGGAAAAGGATGTAGAAGTTCTCCAGTATATGAAGGCACATGGGGCAATGGATATGTATATTAATACGGCTGTAATGGAGGTTCCAGCATGGGCATGGCAGCAAATGCTCGATT
This portion of the Cohnella abietis genome encodes:
- a CDS encoding response regulator: MRIMIVDDEPFYIDHLKEVIVNSSFSASEEALIVAECISANLAIEAIPAVQPDLIFTDIRMQSMNGIQLASLICEKWPHIIVVIVSGYSSFDYARDAIRANVDDYLVKPVDSYAIEGILNKASARINKEAYVRQQQLLNELLDKKQIEGNTLSILKQCFSYPTYNVFYYNKQTPSLNKENRPPQTEYEIQQQLSQHPLLLKEERAWIVSNNNPKYGFIVLGLFQCDYQRIKNIAAECIQIIEGSGNKPSMAVSPIFNEITQLHQIAHQLHDELYHQLVIGQSKNIYLFEHSLVQEKSNLLLNSTDEKKLVIAVDKKDWKLLKKVINHWFEQWEQHSCPNLILHKNCKQTLQWLEKYFRTLDPLTSITTEKAMEEIIDYAYSYQKAVVDIWSLLSNVFRFEEHESNSNKGLHLIEQITDYLAANLSEAIAMTHVMDRFQISSTHLGTLFRKHLGKTFVEYLTTLRIDKAKELMRIHPDMPFKEISEITGYTDRHYFTKVFKLVTGKSPTDYKEQLLQDEGIED
- a CDS encoding sensor histidine kinase; amino-acid sequence: MLSFRNLQTRLFITYSLVLILFVLLISTPMYFYLKKNIETNIQESVEKIVSGYSDTLDVGSTINNNVSTQLYINRDNSSYTAIQYLESIAYSKSTSSVEILQSELAIQNFLYLNAAVYQNIHRINLFTSKGDFFSNQKTDVDVLNTIQSNDWLKSVQAANGSTVMDFSEKDRWLPGNSGPVFSFLRQINWNSHAVGFLEVQFKASDMLNLDDLNTKKNAQVMILQAGQVLYSSSPEALTPSSQMLSDILIKTGISSVGSGTIKNDHGNNDVYMYQTSRKTGVTVFLTIPESQLYAPLYFVRNVILFSVFILIAISVFVYFILARILTHPLKKLKKAIDSINLDETNQAFIENKFHMGEIEIINRSFLNLNQRLQESLEETVQFRTLQMQAKFDVLQAHINPHFLFNMLGVITVLSDRGQQKAVSDTSRKLSQFLRYSISSGSSITTLKEEVEFANHYLDLLKSRYQHRLHYEFDIPERLLEIPIPKLFIQPLIENCIQHGFSEVDKQLDIHISGKIISNKWEICIRDNGVGFDPETLETLNGRIQDYLERLQNNEPGESSISIGGMGLVNTIARLHLMFKEHYHFSFGNNDDSGAYVCFTGYLKQ
- a CDS encoding ABC transporter substrate-binding protein, with protein sequence MRGNITKRTLLMSVIVLTMILLAACGNSNKNSNSSASPSESSPAASTENASPSAPPEKVTLKALMHTSWLKGGMEAVLKDAAEKEGITLQIEKLPEGVDGDNLIKTRFATNDKPDLLFFYSGINESVGLGKPEEQFVPQDDQPWMANFDKKVWTGVFDSSGTFYAAPYGGSNLAVMLFNKKVFESLNLQIPTTMAEFWAASEVISKAGKVPVFLSAKDAWTLQIATHQSGAAEDLLQEKTDNIHTNKGTVSDYVAQRQGITFLKDVVDKKYVNKDFLSDTYDNAQKALANGDAAMYPMATWVMTDIAAKYPDQTNDIGAFLIPFNDGAKEIAGVYPPNAVYVVKGSKEEAAQRFINYFESIETQNIYFGAEGGIPAIKGVTNTLLTPAELDAQKFAEAGKAGPIAVSPSKGITAYAAGDYPAFLQDLVAGAKTPEQVQEAMQKELVKNAKAKADPNFK
- a CDS encoding carbohydrate ABC transporter permease; the protein is MLKRQYYRYSMLAPGLCIFLVFFAWPAISNFFYAFTNLDSTFKYTRLVGFDNFISIFEDSGSSIAFKNTFIFTLVTTISKVGLGFLLANFVNIKLRSTNFLRSALFFPVILSPIAVALAFTAIYHPSRGFLNVLLQSVHLDFLTQHWLTNRHIVMYSISFVETWKWTGLTVILFLAALQTIPKELIEAAKIDGATSWQQKRHIIFPLILPVVNTNIILSLIGGLKVFDIVYALTGGGPGDASSVINTMVFKSFSQGRNGEATAASLLLFVFILILVTITNKYLNKDNRG
- a CDS encoding carbohydrate ABC transporter permease, giving the protein MEAVALLISCVIAVPIYLVVVNSFKTGAEASDLRLSLPTKWNIWNNYSDVFISAKIPQALWNTTILTVVSVFFIIIFCSLSAYFIQRRDNRVSKLIQTIIIAGLILPSSIITTYMLMFDLHLVRTYLGVILLYIAGNYAFLTYVYIGFFHSIPRELDEAAIIDGVRPYGLFWKIIFPLLKPISASVLIIAFMSVWNDFTTPFYFLNTASRFTLSLTVYFFFGQHSSDWNLVFADLIIVSLPVIILYLFLQRYIVEGLTAGAVKS
- a CDS encoding DUF6259 domain-containing protein — encoded protein: MKREEWVWLKGKTLQLGFNPANYSLRWFGNEERSWIVTNDLRDLLLVRLRNAAGEALNLGSSSASKIEVEARNANGTPEMTIHFLEWGGTAFSLSLNITIPDESELSYWNVSLTNGTGLVLEWIDLPNVTVPNDLVAKGGEARIVWPGVEGVLVEDASLRENGWVAYRDPGYPSKGWEGIYPAAAGTQFMAYYKADGGLYYGTHDAEHHVKSIEYMATDLGVRLQFRIFPGIGAKESYELGFPIVLGSFAGDWYGAADIYRNWLNTRDNNRLTRLVDNKTLPEWFNSSPVTVTYPVRGTHDVGNMDPNLYYPYVNALPYLERLKEEFQSPIMALLMHWEGTAPWAPPYVWPPYGGADALRAFSDSLHEKGMYLGLYCSGTGWTQESLLDPAYTMHQEFTEQQLEKVMCTAPDGSLPYSLICNGYQRWGYDMCAAHPFTSDTIVTEIRKILASDCDYIQFFDQNLGGLSYFCYSHDHGHVPVPGKWQVDAMLQIGERINTMLQEEAPHVLFGCETAAAEPFMSQFQFNDLRYSIAFFAGQPIPIYQYLYHEYINNFMGNQNNLKETMDLTGSPWNLLWRTAYAFHSGDMMTVVLGDEGKVHWDWCTEWDVPGPDQSHILRLISQLNPWRTGTGQPYLVYGRMLRSLKTTCEGEVVDIVMKAGHKLRIPPVITSRWTSDAGGEAQFLINYTPEVQTVTVELEEFAGYSWTDSHTADATRHAVTGSVIRLTIQPLSAVMLERNQ